The following coding sequences are from one Nicotiana tomentosiformis chromosome 3, ASM39032v3, whole genome shotgun sequence window:
- the LOC104113158 gene encoding uncharacterized protein isoform X1 has translation MEEIETEEAPKSSSLFPVFPQSQICAPLNPSTSHDAVPEWLRNSSFTTDISVINNTVSTNYSNIQFPQNLEDKEGEDIEKENKKGEGARYELLDSSASERGHSSTSDDEERKSKKKKKRRKKRQRLSNEGPNYDYALSSSRKRDVRTWASSSATDNVKDYYFDSRGDRDNLAFGTLYRTDVARYKLHNSRKNSELNYYRWNDKRSFERESDIDALDNKLRSGGRYWSATYAAIEHHKNLKRLRFLSPLKPMMSMPADFISLPDEVKSDEGIRGDTVSGNAVVEESWEDEVFRKTKEFNKMTRERPHDAQIWLAFAQFQDKVARMQPQKGARLQTLEKKISILEKATELNPDSEDLLLSLMNAYQSRDSIDDLISRWEKILLQNSGSYTLWREFLRVVQGDFSRFKVTEMRKMYANAIQALSGAWSKQHRQVSGGANSPSMDPAIVRLEHGLVDIFLSLCRFEWQAGYRELATAMFQAQIEYSLFCPSLLLSEQSKQRLFEHFWNSNGARVGEDGALGWSKWLEKEEELRQTMREEPSHDSEKGGWTGWSDPLSKSKENNDAIENITETDSALDELEDGSEMKDDEQTDDTEALLKMLGIDAAAEANGEIKDTRTWTRWSEEEVARDSSEWMPVHAKTGSSHSEDPADAPDDEQLLRVIAYEDVSDYLFSISSEEGRFSLVSQFIDFYGGRMAQWTCTNSSSWAEKSLSLEAMPDSLFDELRRVHYVLTKKGRNQIDTSLEQVFSSSDDISMRTSMMEFVRNATLLCCTVFPQNHILEEAVLIAEELSNTMMNTSSCSVTPCRTLAKSLLKSNRQDVLLCGVYARREAVFGNIDHARKIFDMALSSIDGLPQCYFLLNKQDFQTSASLLYLWYAEVELENGSRGGSVSAESSLRAMHILSCLGSGMKYSPYKCKPSSLQQLKAHQGFKEQVNMLCSSWTRGLIDDQSVALICSAALFEEITIGWTEGVQNLEQAFTMVLPERRRNSYHLERLFNFYMTMLCRHHQEMKLSKFWEYIVKGLDIYPCSPNVYNALVEIGHLYVSPNKLRWIFDENFQKKPSLVAWLFALSFDMSKGGTEHRIRRLFERALENVKLRNSVLIWRSYIAYESDIACNPSAARRAFFRAIHACPWSKRLWLDGFIKLASVLTAKELSDLQEVMRDKELNLRTDIYEILLQDDDES, from the exons ATGGAAGAAATCGAAACAGAAGAAGCACCAAAAAGTTCATCGCTATTTCCCGTTTTCCCCCAATCTCAGATATGTGCACCGCTCAATCCCTCCACCTCACACGACGCCGTTCCTGAATGGCTTCGCAATTCCAGCTTCACAACCGACATCTCCGTTATAAACAACACCGTTTCAACGAACTACAGTAATATCCAGTTCCCCCAGAATCTAGAAGATAAAGAAGGAGAAGATatagaaaaggaaaataaaaaaggaGAGGGAGCACGGTATGAGTTGCTGGACTCGTCCGCGTCGGAGCGGGGCCACTCGTCTACTTCTGATGATGAAGAAAGAAAgagtaagaagaagaaaaagaggagGAAGAAAAGGCAGCGACTGAGTAATGAGGGCCCAAATTATGACTATGCACTTTCTTCTTCTAGAAAACGTGATGTTCGAACTTGGGCTTCTTCTTCAGCTACTGATAATGTTAAAGACTATTACTTTGACTCTCGTGGCGATCGAGACAATTTAGCTTTTGGTACTCTCTACAG AACGGATGTTGCTCGTTACAAGCTTCATAATTCGAGGAAAAACTCTGAGCTCAATTACTATAGGTGGAATGATAAGAGATCTTTTGAAAGAGAAAGCGATATTGATGCATTGGACAATAAACTAAGGTCTGGAGGTCGCTATTGGTCTGCAACATATGCTGCAATTGAGCACCATAAGAACTTGAAACGTCTAAGATTTTTGTCTCCTCTCAAGCCAATGATGAGCATGCCAGCTGATTTCATCTCATTGCCAGATGAAGTTAAGTCAGATGAAGGAATCAGAGGAGATACTGTTTCAGGTAATGCAGTGGTCGAGGAATCTTGGGAGGATGAGGTCTTTCGCAAAACAAAGGAGTTCAACAAGATGACAAGGGAACGGCCACATGATGCGCAAATTTGGCTGGCTTTTGCGCAATTCCAAGATAAGGTAGCAAGAATGCAGCCACAGAAAGGTGCCCGTTTGCAAACACTTGAAAAGAAGATCAGTATTCTGGAGAAGGCTACTGAGCTGAACCCTGACAGTGAAGACCTGCTTCTCTCTCTTATGAATGCTTATCAGAGTAGAGATAGCATTGATGACCTGATTAGTCGATGGGAGAAGATACTTCTCCAGAACTCAGGTAGTTACACATTGTGGAGAGAATTTTTGCGGGTTGTTCAGGGCGACTTTTCAAGGTTTAAGGTTACTGAAATGAGAAAAATGTATGCAAATGCAATCCAAGCTTTATCTGGTGCATGGTCTAAGCAACATAGGCAG GTTTCCGGAGGTGCTAATTCGCCTTCTATGGATCCTGCTATTGTAAGACTTGAACATGGTCTGGTTGATATATTTCTCAGTCTCTGTCGGTTTGAGTGGCAGGCTGGGTACAGAGAGTTGGCTACTGCCATGTTCCAGGCGCAGATTGAATACAGCTTGTTCTGCCCTTCTTTACTTCTTAGTGAGCAAAGTAAGCAAAGACTATTTGAGCATTTTTGGAACAGTAATGGTGCCAGGGTTGGGGAAGATGGTGCACTCGGCTGGTCAAAGTGGCTAGAGAAAGAGGAAGAGCTGAGGCAAACTATGAGGGAGGAGCCTTCACATGATTCTGAAAAAGGTGGTTGGACTGGTTGGTCAGACCCGTTATctaaaagtaaagaaaataatGACGCTATAGAAAATATAACAGAGACAGATAGTGCTCTTGACGAATTAGAAGATGGATCTGAAATGAAAGATGATGAGCAGACAGATGATACTGAAGCTTTGCTGAAAATGCTTGGGATTGATGCTGCTGCTGAAGCTAATGGTGAGATTAAAGACACAAGAACTTGGACTAGGTGGTCAGAAGAAGAGGTAGCAAGAGACTCAAGCGAGTGGATGCCAGTCCATGCTAAAA CTGGGAGTTCTCATAGTGAGGATCCTGCTGATGCACCGGATGATGAGCAGCTTTTGAGAGTAATAGCATATGAAGACGTGAGTGACTACCTGTTCTCGATAAGTTCTGAAGAAGGACGTTTTTCCCTGGTATCGCAATTCATTGATTTTTATGGCGGGAGGATGGCTCAATG GACTTGTACAAACAGTTCAAGTTGGGCTGAGAAAAGCCTTAGTTTGGAGGCAATGCCAGATTCTCTCTTTGATGAACTAAGAAGAGTGCACTATGTTTTAACCAAAAAAGGAAGGAACCAGATTGATACAAGTTTGGAGCAAGTTTTTAGTAGCTCCGATGATATCTCTATGAGGACTAGCATGATGGAATTTGTTCGAAATGCTACATTGCTTTGTTGCACTGTGTTTCCCCAAAATCACATTTTGGAAGAAGCTGTTCTTATTGCGGAGGAGCTATCAAATACAATGATGAATACTTCTAGTTGTTCAGTAACACCATGTCGAACTTTAGCAAAAAGCCTTTTGAAGAGTAACCGTCAG GATGTATTGCTTTGTGGAGTTTATGCACGAAGAGAAGCAGTATTTGGAAATATTGACCATGCTAGAAAGATTTTCGACATGGCATTGTCTTCAATAGATGGACTTCCACAG TGTTACTTTTTATTGAATAAGCAGGATTTTCAGACAAGTGCATCTCTCCTATATCTCTGGTACGCTGAAGTGGAGCTCGAGAATGGTTCTCGTGGAGGCTCTGTATCTGCGGAATCATCTTTACGTGCTATGCATATTTTATCTTGCTTGGGAAGCGGTATGAAATACAGTCCATATAAATGTAAACCATCAAGCCTGCAACAGCTGAAAGCACACCAAGGATTCAAAGAACAAGTGAATATGCTATGTTCATCATGGACACGCGGTTTAATTGATGATCAATCAGTTGCTCTCATATGTTCAGCTGCTTTATTTGAAGAGATAACAATTGGATGGACTGAAGGTGTTCAAAATTTAGAGCAAGCATTCACGATGGTGCTTCCTG AAAGGAGGCGGAACAGTTATCATCTGGAGCGCTTGTTCAACTTTTACATGACGATGCTTTGCAGACATCATCAAGAAATGAAGCTGTCAAAATTTTGGGAATATATAGTGAAAGGATTGGATATATATCCATGCAGTCCAAATGTTTACAATGCATTAGTTGAAATTGGCCATCTGTATGTGTCCCCCAATAAGCTGCGGTGGATCTTTGATGAAAATTTCCAAAA GAAACCATCGCTTGTTGCTTGGCTCTTTGCATTATCATTCGACATGAGCAAAGGTGGTACAGAGCATAGAATACGCAGACTTTTTGAGAGAGCATTGGAGAATGTGAAGCTACGTAACTCAGTTTTAATCTGGCGCTCGTATATTGCCTATGAAAGTGATATAGCATGCAACCCTTCTGCAGCTAGAAGAGCTTTTTTTCGTGCCATCCATGCTTGCCCGTG GTCAAAGAGGCTCTGGCTTGATGGTTTCATCAAGTTAGCTTCTGTGCTTACAGCAAAAGAGTTGTCGGATCTCCAGGAAGTAATGCGGGATAAAGAACTCAATTTGAGGACTGATATTTATGAAATACTATTGCAAGATGATGATGAATCTTAA
- the LOC104113158 gene encoding uncharacterized protein isoform X2 produces the protein MEEIETEEAPKSSSLFPVFPQSQICAPLNPSTSHDAVPEWLRNSSFTTDISVINNTVSTNYSNIQFPQNLEDKEGEDIEKENKKGEGARYELLDSSASERGHSSTSDDEERKSKKKKKRRKKRQRLSNEGPNYDYALSSSRKRDVRTWASSSATDNVKDYYFDSRGDRDNLAFGTLYRTDVARYKLHNSRKNSELNYYRWNDKRSFERESDIDALDNKLRSGGRYWSATYAAIEHHKNLKRLRFLSPLKPMMSMPADFISLPDEVKSDEGIRGDTVSGNAVVEESWEDEVFRKTKEFNKMTRERPHDAQIWLAFAQFQDKVARMQPQKGARLQTLEKKISILEKATELNPDSEDLLLSLMNAYQSRDSIDDLISRWEKILLQNSGSYTLWREFLRVVQGDFSRFKVTEMRKMYANAIQALSGAWSKQHRQVSGGANSPSMDPAIVRLEHGLVDIFLSLCRFEWQAGYRELATAMFQAQIEYSLFCPSLLLSEQSKQRLFEHFWNSNGARVGEDGALGWSKWLEKEEELRQTMREEPSHDSEKGGWTGWSDPLSKSKENNDAIENITETDSALDELEDGSEMKDDEQTDDTEALLKMLGIDAAAEANGEIKDTRTWTRWSEEEVARDSSEWMPVHAKTGSSHSEDPADAPDDEQLLRVIAYEDVSDYLFSISSEEGRFSLVSQFIDFYGGRMAQWTCTNSSSWAEKSLSLEAMPDSLFDELRRVHYVLTKKGRNQIDTSLEQVFSSSDDISMRTSMMEFVRNATLLCCTVFPQNHILEEAVLIAEELSNTMMNTSSCSVTPCRTLAKSLLKSNRQDVLLCGVYARREAVFGNIDHARKIFDMALSSIDGLPQDFQTSASLLYLWYAEVELENGSRGGSVSAESSLRAMHILSCLGSGMKYSPYKCKPSSLQQLKAHQGFKEQVNMLCSSWTRGLIDDQSVALICSAALFEEITIGWTEGVQNLEQAFTMVLPERRRNSYHLERLFNFYMTMLCRHHQEMKLSKFWEYIVKGLDIYPCSPNVYNALVEIGHLYVSPNKLRWIFDENFQKKPSLVAWLFALSFDMSKGGTEHRIRRLFERALENVKLRNSVLIWRSYIAYESDIACNPSAARRAFFRAIHACPWSKRLWLDGFIKLASVLTAKELSDLQEVMRDKELNLRTDIYEILLQDDDES, from the exons ATGGAAGAAATCGAAACAGAAGAAGCACCAAAAAGTTCATCGCTATTTCCCGTTTTCCCCCAATCTCAGATATGTGCACCGCTCAATCCCTCCACCTCACACGACGCCGTTCCTGAATGGCTTCGCAATTCCAGCTTCACAACCGACATCTCCGTTATAAACAACACCGTTTCAACGAACTACAGTAATATCCAGTTCCCCCAGAATCTAGAAGATAAAGAAGGAGAAGATatagaaaaggaaaataaaaaaggaGAGGGAGCACGGTATGAGTTGCTGGACTCGTCCGCGTCGGAGCGGGGCCACTCGTCTACTTCTGATGATGAAGAAAGAAAgagtaagaagaagaaaaagaggagGAAGAAAAGGCAGCGACTGAGTAATGAGGGCCCAAATTATGACTATGCACTTTCTTCTTCTAGAAAACGTGATGTTCGAACTTGGGCTTCTTCTTCAGCTACTGATAATGTTAAAGACTATTACTTTGACTCTCGTGGCGATCGAGACAATTTAGCTTTTGGTACTCTCTACAG AACGGATGTTGCTCGTTACAAGCTTCATAATTCGAGGAAAAACTCTGAGCTCAATTACTATAGGTGGAATGATAAGAGATCTTTTGAAAGAGAAAGCGATATTGATGCATTGGACAATAAACTAAGGTCTGGAGGTCGCTATTGGTCTGCAACATATGCTGCAATTGAGCACCATAAGAACTTGAAACGTCTAAGATTTTTGTCTCCTCTCAAGCCAATGATGAGCATGCCAGCTGATTTCATCTCATTGCCAGATGAAGTTAAGTCAGATGAAGGAATCAGAGGAGATACTGTTTCAGGTAATGCAGTGGTCGAGGAATCTTGGGAGGATGAGGTCTTTCGCAAAACAAAGGAGTTCAACAAGATGACAAGGGAACGGCCACATGATGCGCAAATTTGGCTGGCTTTTGCGCAATTCCAAGATAAGGTAGCAAGAATGCAGCCACAGAAAGGTGCCCGTTTGCAAACACTTGAAAAGAAGATCAGTATTCTGGAGAAGGCTACTGAGCTGAACCCTGACAGTGAAGACCTGCTTCTCTCTCTTATGAATGCTTATCAGAGTAGAGATAGCATTGATGACCTGATTAGTCGATGGGAGAAGATACTTCTCCAGAACTCAGGTAGTTACACATTGTGGAGAGAATTTTTGCGGGTTGTTCAGGGCGACTTTTCAAGGTTTAAGGTTACTGAAATGAGAAAAATGTATGCAAATGCAATCCAAGCTTTATCTGGTGCATGGTCTAAGCAACATAGGCAG GTTTCCGGAGGTGCTAATTCGCCTTCTATGGATCCTGCTATTGTAAGACTTGAACATGGTCTGGTTGATATATTTCTCAGTCTCTGTCGGTTTGAGTGGCAGGCTGGGTACAGAGAGTTGGCTACTGCCATGTTCCAGGCGCAGATTGAATACAGCTTGTTCTGCCCTTCTTTACTTCTTAGTGAGCAAAGTAAGCAAAGACTATTTGAGCATTTTTGGAACAGTAATGGTGCCAGGGTTGGGGAAGATGGTGCACTCGGCTGGTCAAAGTGGCTAGAGAAAGAGGAAGAGCTGAGGCAAACTATGAGGGAGGAGCCTTCACATGATTCTGAAAAAGGTGGTTGGACTGGTTGGTCAGACCCGTTATctaaaagtaaagaaaataatGACGCTATAGAAAATATAACAGAGACAGATAGTGCTCTTGACGAATTAGAAGATGGATCTGAAATGAAAGATGATGAGCAGACAGATGATACTGAAGCTTTGCTGAAAATGCTTGGGATTGATGCTGCTGCTGAAGCTAATGGTGAGATTAAAGACACAAGAACTTGGACTAGGTGGTCAGAAGAAGAGGTAGCAAGAGACTCAAGCGAGTGGATGCCAGTCCATGCTAAAA CTGGGAGTTCTCATAGTGAGGATCCTGCTGATGCACCGGATGATGAGCAGCTTTTGAGAGTAATAGCATATGAAGACGTGAGTGACTACCTGTTCTCGATAAGTTCTGAAGAAGGACGTTTTTCCCTGGTATCGCAATTCATTGATTTTTATGGCGGGAGGATGGCTCAATG GACTTGTACAAACAGTTCAAGTTGGGCTGAGAAAAGCCTTAGTTTGGAGGCAATGCCAGATTCTCTCTTTGATGAACTAAGAAGAGTGCACTATGTTTTAACCAAAAAAGGAAGGAACCAGATTGATACAAGTTTGGAGCAAGTTTTTAGTAGCTCCGATGATATCTCTATGAGGACTAGCATGATGGAATTTGTTCGAAATGCTACATTGCTTTGTTGCACTGTGTTTCCCCAAAATCACATTTTGGAAGAAGCTGTTCTTATTGCGGAGGAGCTATCAAATACAATGATGAATACTTCTAGTTGTTCAGTAACACCATGTCGAACTTTAGCAAAAAGCCTTTTGAAGAGTAACCGTCAG GATGTATTGCTTTGTGGAGTTTATGCACGAAGAGAAGCAGTATTTGGAAATATTGACCATGCTAGAAAGATTTTCGACATGGCATTGTCTTCAATAGATGGACTTCCACAG GATTTTCAGACAAGTGCATCTCTCCTATATCTCTGGTACGCTGAAGTGGAGCTCGAGAATGGTTCTCGTGGAGGCTCTGTATCTGCGGAATCATCTTTACGTGCTATGCATATTTTATCTTGCTTGGGAAGCGGTATGAAATACAGTCCATATAAATGTAAACCATCAAGCCTGCAACAGCTGAAAGCACACCAAGGATTCAAAGAACAAGTGAATATGCTATGTTCATCATGGACACGCGGTTTAATTGATGATCAATCAGTTGCTCTCATATGTTCAGCTGCTTTATTTGAAGAGATAACAATTGGATGGACTGAAGGTGTTCAAAATTTAGAGCAAGCATTCACGATGGTGCTTCCTG AAAGGAGGCGGAACAGTTATCATCTGGAGCGCTTGTTCAACTTTTACATGACGATGCTTTGCAGACATCATCAAGAAATGAAGCTGTCAAAATTTTGGGAATATATAGTGAAAGGATTGGATATATATCCATGCAGTCCAAATGTTTACAATGCATTAGTTGAAATTGGCCATCTGTATGTGTCCCCCAATAAGCTGCGGTGGATCTTTGATGAAAATTTCCAAAA GAAACCATCGCTTGTTGCTTGGCTCTTTGCATTATCATTCGACATGAGCAAAGGTGGTACAGAGCATAGAATACGCAGACTTTTTGAGAGAGCATTGGAGAATGTGAAGCTACGTAACTCAGTTTTAATCTGGCGCTCGTATATTGCCTATGAAAGTGATATAGCATGCAACCCTTCTGCAGCTAGAAGAGCTTTTTTTCGTGCCATCCATGCTTGCCCGTG GTCAAAGAGGCTCTGGCTTGATGGTTTCATCAAGTTAGCTTCTGTGCTTACAGCAAAAGAGTTGTCGGATCTCCAGGAAGTAATGCGGGATAAAGAACTCAATTTGAGGACTGATATTTATGAAATACTATTGCAAGATGATGATGAATCTTAA